GACCGAGTGGCGGTGACCACCGGCGCCGCCGAGATCGCCGACACCGCGGTCGAGGCGTTCGGCCGCCTCGGCGTGGTGGTCGACAACGTGGGCATCCGCGACCCGAACGCCGGCATGCCGCCCGAACTGTGTTCGCCCGCTGTGGTTCTCCTCGCCCACGAATCGTGCCCGCTCAACCGGAAGGTGCTGCTGACCGGGATGGGCGGGGTGCCCCGGCCGGCCGTCGTTCGCGCCCAGGGCAGCACCGAGGTCTCGCTGACCGCCGAGGACATCGCCGACAACCTCGGCCAGATCCTGTCCGTCGACGACGCCTGCGTCACCGAGTAAACCAGGAGCGTGCCGTGACCGACTTCGAGAAGGTGGACTTCTTCACCGACGCCGGCCTCATCCCGGATCCGTACCCGTACTTCGACTATCTGCGGTCGAGAAGCCCCGTCACCCCCGCCACCCCGCTCAACGTGCTGACCGTCACCGGCTACGAGGAAGCGCTCGAGGTGTACAAGGATCCGGCGTTCTCCTCGTGTGTGTCGGTGGCCGGGCCGTTCTCCGGCCTGCCGTTCGGCCCGGACGGACGCGACGACGTCACCGAGCTGATCGAGCAGCACCGGGACAAGGTGCCGATGGCCGAGCACATCACCACCCAGGACCCGCCGGTGCACACCCGCACCCGTGGCCTGCTGAACAAGCTGATCACGCCCAAACGCCTCAAGGAGAACGAGGAGTTCATGTGGCGGCTCGCCGATGAGCAGCTCGACACCTTCATCCGGCGCGGTTCCGCGGAGTTCCTGGAGGACTACGCGAAACCGTTCTCGCTGTTGGTGATCGCCGATCTGCTCGGGGTCCCGCGCGAGGACCACGACGAGTTCAAGGCGGCGTTCGCCAAGGAGACCGTCGGCGAACTGGGCAAGGAGGCACCGACCTCGCACAACCCGCTGCAGTGGCTCAACGACAAGTTCTACGCCTATATCGAGGACCGGCGACGGTCGCCGCGCGGCGATGTGCTCACCGAGCTGGCTCAGGCGAAGTACGAGGACGGGTCCACCCCCGACATCGAGGACGTCATGAACCTGTCGACGTTCCTGTTCGCCGCGGGTACCGAGACCACCACGAAGCTGGTCAGCGCGGCGGTCCGGATCATCGGGGAGAACCCGGAATACGAAACCGCGCTGCGCGACGACCGCAGCAGGATCCCCGCGTTCCTCGAGGAGACGCTGCGGATGGAGAGCCCGGTCAAGTCGCACTTCCGGCTCGCCCGCAAGACCACCAGCATCGGCGGCGTGAAGGTGCCCGCCGGCACCACCGTCATGCTGCTGCCGGGGGCCTGCAACCGCGATGCGCGAAAGTTCCCCGATCCGAACACGTTCAACCCCGATCGGCCGAACGTGCGGGAGCAGATCGCGTTCATCCGGGGCATTCACTCGTGTCCGGGCGCACCGCTGGCCCGGGCCGAGGGACGGATCTCGCTCAACCGCATCCTGGACCGAATGCGCGACATCCGCATCTGCGAACAACATCACGGCCCCGCCGACCACCGGCGCTACACCTACGAGCCGACGTTCATCATGCGCGGTCTCGCGGAATTGCACATCACCTTCACGCCGGTCGGCTAGAAAGAATGCCGTCGGCGGGGAACACGACGAAGGAGCACACACCATGGCCGGACGACTCGAGGGCAAGGTCGCGTTCATCACCGGTGCGGCCCGCGGGCAGGGGCGCGCCCACGCGCTCGCGATGGCGCGGGAGGGCGCCGACATCATCGCCGTCGACATCTGTCGGCAGATCGACTCGAACCCCTATCCGCTGGCCACTCCCGACGATCTGTCCGAGACCGAGCGTTCGATCAAGGAACTCGGCCGCCGGGTGGTGGCGCGGATCGCCGACGTGCGGGAGCGGCACGAGCTGCGCGACGCGGTCGAGGCCGGGGTGGCCGACCTGGGCCGGCTCGACATCGTCGTCGCCAACGCCGGGATCCTGCCGATGGCGATGGGCAAACCAGACCCGATGCACTTCGTCGACGCCACCGACGTCGACCTGGTCGGGGTGATGAACACCGTCGCGGTCACCCTGCCGCACCTGGGCAGCGGGGCGTCGATCATCGTGACCGGCTCCACCGCCGGGATGATCCGCGGCACCACCGACAACGACCAGATGGGGCCCGGCGGATCGGGTTACGCGTTCGCCAAGCGCATCCTGATCGAATACGTCGAGGAGATGTGCCTGAACCTGGCGCCGCGGATGATTCGCATCAACGCCATCCACCCCACCAACTGCAACACCCACCTGCTGCACAACGAGGGCATGTACACGATATTCCGGCCCGACCTGGTGGCCGAGGGCAAGACCCCCACCCGCGAGGACGCCGAGCCGGCGTTCACGTTCTTCCAGGCCATGCCGATCCCGTACGTCGAACCGGAGGACATCGCCAACCTGGGGGTGTTCCTGGCCAGCGACGAGAGCCGCTACATCACCGGCCAGCAGATCCGGGTGGATGCCGGCTCCCTGCTGAAGTGGCCGAACGGCCCCGGCCGGTAGGCGCCGTTGTCCTGAGCGGACCCCTGTCGGGCTCTCGCGGCATGCGCAGGGCCCGAGGTTTCCCGCGCGTGCGAAGGGGTCGCGTGCGAAGGGGTGTGGCCGATGCCGCGAAAGATCCGGTGGGCAAAGATGCGGTGGACAAAGATGCGGTGGACAAAGATGCGGTGGACAGCGCAACCGCGGTGATGCGGCCGGCCCGGATCACCCGATGCCCTGGCCGGCGGCGGCCGAACTGACACACTGGCCGAGCTGACACACTGGCCGAACTGACACACTGGGGGTGTGCGACCCACACCGGAGTGCTGGCTCACCGACATGGACGGCGTGCTCGTGCGCGAGGAGCACGCCCTGCCGGGAGCCGCCGAGTTCCTGCAGCGCCTCATCGACCGGAAACGGCGGTTCCTGGTGCTGACCAACAACTCGATCTTCACCCCGCGCGACCTGTCGGCACGGCTGGCGCGGTCGGGACTCCACGTCCCCGAGGAGGCCATCTGGACCTCGGCGCTGGCCACCGCGACCTTCTTGGCCGACCAGCTACCCGGCGGATCGGCCTACGTCATCGGTGAGGCGGGACTGACCACCGCACTGCACAACGTGGGCTACACCCTCACCGACATCGACCCGGATTTCGTCGTGCTGGGGGAGACCCGAACCTACTCGTTCACCGCGATCACCAAGGCGATTCGGCTCATCCTGCAGGGGGCACGGTTCATCGCCACCAACCCGGACGTCACCGGTCCGTCGCACGACGGACCGCTGCCGGCCACCGGGTCCGTCGCCGCGATGATCACCAAGGCGACCGGGCGCGAGCCGTACTTCGTCGGCAAGCCCAACCCGATGATGTTCCGCAGCGCGATGAACCGGATCCAGGCGCATTCGGAGAGCACGGTGATGGTCGGCGACCGGATGGACACCGACGTGGTCGCCGGGATCGAGGCCGGCTTGGAGACCATCCTGGTGCTCACCGGCTCCACCAGCGCCGAGGAGATCGAGCGCTACCCGTTCCGGCCCAGCCGGGTGCTGCCGTCCATCGCCGACGTCATCGAACTGGTATGACCCGACCCGGCGCCGAACCGCTCGATGAGCATTTCACCGCGACGGTCTCGGCGCTGGCTGCTCCGGCGGCCGCGCACTGGCCCGACGACGCCGCGCTGACCGCCGAACAGTGCCTGGCGCTGTTCGACGCGCAGCTGGGCAGCCGCCATCTGGACTTCGCGGCGCGGGTGCTGCGGGCCCGGGGCCGGGGCTACTACACCATCGGGTCGTCGGGACATGAGGGCAACGCCGCGGTCGCCGCCGCGCTGCGCCCCACCGATCCCGCGCTGCTGCACTATCGTTCGGGCGGCTTCTTTCTCGCCCGCGCCGCGCAGGTCGGCGGCAGCGACCCGATCCGCGACGTGCTGCTCGGGATGGCCGCCGCCGCCGAGGAACCCATCGCCGGCGGGCGGCACAAGGTCTTCGGCCGCGTCGACCTCAACATCATCCCGCAGACCTCGACCATCGCGTCGCATCTGCCGCGGGCCCTCGGCGTCGCGTTCTCGATCGCCCGCGCCAAGAAACTCGGCGTGGCGTGCCGCTGGCCCGACGACGCGGTGGTGGTGTGCAGTTTCGGCGATGCCTCGGTGAACCACTCGACGGCCGTCGGCGCCATCAACACGGCCCTGCACGCGGCCTATCAGGGCGTGCCGATCCCGCTGCTGCTGGTGTGCGAGGACAACGAGTGGGGCATCAGCGTGCGCACCCCGCCCGGCTGGATCGAACACACCTACGCGCACCGCGAGGGCCTGGCCTACTTCAGCGCCGACGGTTCCGATCTGCCGGCCACCTACCAGACCGCGGTCGCGGCAGCGGATTACGTGCGCACTCGGCGCCGCCCGGCCTTCCTGCATCTGCGGATGGTCCGGTTGATGGGTCATGCCGGAACGGACTACGAGCCGGGCTACCGGAACCCTGACGAGATCCGCGCCGACTACGCGCGGGATCCGCTGCTGCGCACCGCACGAATGCTGGTCGAGCACGGGGTGCTGACCCCGCAGCAGATCCTCGACCGCTATGAAGCCAAACGCGCCAACGTGATCCGGCTCGCCGACGACGTGGGCGAGCGGCCGCGGCTGGCATCGGCCGACGAGGTGATGCGCCCGCTGCGTGAGATGATCGACCGGGCGCGTGCCGTCACCCCGGGTTCGCTGGCGGCCTCCGTGCGTCCCCGGCACGCCGAGACACACCTGACGGTCGCGGCCGCGATCAACCGGTCGCTGCACGACCTGCTCGACCGCTACCCGGAGGCGGTGGTCTTCGGCGAGGACGTCGCCCGCAAGGGCGGGGTGTACGGGGTCACCCGCGGGCTGCTGTCGGCCACCGGCGCGGCCCGGGTGTTCGACACCCTGCTCGACGAGCAGTCCGTCCTCGGACTGGCGCTCGGCGCCGGGCTGTCCGGGCTGCTGCCGATCGCGGAGATCCAGTACCTGGCCTACCTGCACAACGCGGCCGATCAGCTCCGCGGTGAGGCGGCCACCCTGCAGTTCTTCACCAACCGCCAGTACCGCAACCCGATGGTGGTGCGGATCGCCGGGTTCGGATACCAGCGCGGATTCGGCGGGCACTTCCACAACGACAACTCGATAGCGGCCCTGCGGGACATCCCCGGGGTGGTGATCGCATCCCCGGCCCGCCCCGACGACGCCGCCGCGATGTTGCACACCTGCGCGGCGGCCGCGCGTGAGGCCGGCGCGGTGTGCCTGTTCCTCGAACCGATCGCGCTGTATCACACCCGGGATCTGCACCACGACGGCGACGGCGGTTGGCTGGCACCGTATCCCGACACGGCCGTGCCGATCGGCGCGGCGCGGGTGTATGGCGACGGCACCGACCTGACCATGCTCACCTTCGGCAACGGGGTGCGGATGAGCCTGCGGGTGGCGCGGCGGCTGGCCGAACGGGGAATCGGCGCCCGCATCGTCGACCTGCGCTGGCTGGCGCCGCTGCCCGAGTCCGACATGCTGCGCGAGGCCGACGCCACCGGCCGGGTCCTCGTCGTCGACGAGACCCGCCACAGCGGCGGTGTCGGCGAAGGGCTGCTCGCCGCGCTCGTCGAGCACGGCTATCGGGGCCGGATGGCGCGGGTGGCCGGCCGCGACAGCTTCATCCCGCTCGGCGATGCGGCGCAGCAGGTGCTGCTCGGCGAGGACACCATCGAGGCGGCAGCGGTGAATCTGATGACCGATCCGGCTTGATAACTTGACCCGGTGATCGCTTCGCCGGACGTCACCCGACCGCTGGCCGGGGTGCGCATTGTCGAGATCTCGAGTTTCGTCGCGGTCCCGCTGGCCGGGATGACCCTGGCCCAGTTGGGTGCCCAGGTGATCCGGGTCGACCCGATCGGCGGTGCGGCCGACTACCACCGGTGGCCGCAGACCGCCGACGGGGTGAGCATCTACTGGGCCGGCCTGAACAAGGGCAAGCGCTCGGTGGCCGCCGACATGCGCTCGGCCGACGGGCAGGAACTGGTACAGCGGCTGATCGTCGACGCCGGCGTGCTCATCACGAATGTCGCAGGACGGCAATGGCATTCCTACGAGACCCTGTCCGCGATGCGGCCGGACCTGATCCACGTCGAGGTGTGGGGGCGCGCCGACGGCGGCACCGGGGTGGACTACACCGTCAACGCCGGCATCGGGTTCCCCCTGGTGACCGGCCCCGCCGAACACACCGGACCGGTCAACCACGTGCTGCCCGCCTGGGACGTCAGCTGCGGGCTCTACACCGCACTGGCCGTGGTCACCGCGCTGCGGCACCGCGACGCCACCGGGCAGGGCCAGCAGATCACCATTCCGCTGGAGAACGTGGCGCTGGCCACCGCCGGCAACCTGAGCTTCCTGTCCGAGGCGATGATCAACCACACCGACCGCGAGCGGATCGGCAACGCGGTCTACGGCCAGTACGGCCAGGACTTCACCAGCAGCGACGGGGTGTCGTTCATGGTGGTGACGTTGACGCCGCGCCACTTCCGCGACCTCACCGAACTGACCGGCACCACCGAGGAGGTCGCCGCGCTCGCCGAATCCCTCGGGGCGGACTTCGCCGACGAGGGTGAACGGTACCGCCACCGCGAGGCGTTGACCGAACTGTTCCGGCCGTGGTTCGCCGCGCACACCGCGGCCGAGATCACCGAGGCGCTGTCGGCCCGCTCGGTGCTGTGGGAGCGCTACCGCACCTTCGCCGAGGCCGCCGCCGATCAGCGGGTGACCGCCAACCCGCTGTTCACCGAACTCGACCAGCCGCGGATCGGCCGCTACCTTGCGCCCGGGCTGCCGCTGGCCATCGACGGCAGTTACCCGGCGCCGGAACCCGCTCCCGCGCTCGGTGACCACACCGCCGAGGTGCTGCGCGAGTGGCTCGGGCTCAGCGCCGAGGAGATCGCGAAGCTGACCGACGCCGGCACGGTGGCATGAGCGAACTGCTCCGGCTGCTCGACGTCCGGCAGGAGGCCGACGCCGACAGCTGGTCCGGTGCGGCCGCCGGACCGGCGGGAAAACGCGCATACGGCGGCCAGCTCGCCGCGCAGACTCTGGCGGCCGCCTGCCGCACCGTTCCCGCCGACCGGCCGCCGACCAACATGCACCTGCAGTTCCTGCGCGCCGGTGACGCCGCCACACCGGTGCGCTACACCGTGACCCGGGTCTACGACGGCCGCACCGCGGCGACGCGGCGCGTCGACTCGTACCAGGGGGAGCGGCTGCTGACCACCGCCAGCGTGTCGTTCGCGGCCACCCTGCCGGGACCGGAACACGGTCACCGCGGATCGCCGCCGGGTGATCCCGAGACCCTGGCGCGCACCGGTCCGGCCGGCCCGGCACCGTCGCTGCCGCTCGACGAGCTCGACATCCGGATCTCCGACACCGGAACCGGCACCGGATTCGTGCGGCGGCTGTGGTGGCGCACCACGGTGCGGCTGCCCGACGATCCGCTGGTGCATACGCTGATCGCGGTGTACGTCACCGACGTCTACATGATCGACCCCGCCCTGCGGGTGCACGGCCATTCGATGGCGGCCCGCACCCACCGCAGCGGCACCACCGACACGGCGATCTGGTTGCACCGGCCGGTGCGCGCCGATCGGTGGAATCTGCTGGAGACCTCGTCCCCCGCCGCCGCGCGGGGACGCGGTGTGGTCACCGGCAGCCTGATCGGCGTCGACGGCGCGATCGCGGCCACGCTGGTGCAGGAAGGTCTTATCGCCGAACGGGAATGAGCCGCGGCTGGGTGGTTCGGTCGGCGAGCCGGCGCCGTACCGCGGTCACCGCACGGGTCAGCGCCACCCCGACGGCCAGCGATGCCGCGACACCGATCGCCGGGTGACCCTCGAACAGCTCATACACCTGGTAGTGCACCAGGTAGGTGTACAGCGAAGCCTCGGCCAGCGTCCCGGCGACCGCCGTCACCGCCGCCGGACAGCGGATCGTCGGCACCCAGATCAGCAACACCAGCCCGACCAACACGATCGCGCCGCGCACCGGGTTGTCGAAGTAGCCGTACAGGCCGACGGCGAGCACGGTGGTCACCACCGCTCGCTGCCAGTTCGTCGCCGCCTTGGCGGCGGCCCAGCCGACCGCGAAGAACCAGAACGCCAGCATGGTGAACCACGCGTCGCGGCCCAGGCCGAGCCCGAGGATGTCGTAGCGCAGCGCCAACCCGACCGCCAGAAACGCCATCGCGACGGTGAACGGCCACTGCCGTTCCAGCCGGTCGGCCAGCGGCAGCCAGAACACCAGCGCCAGCAGCACCAGCGTCCACACCAGGACCTCGACGAACCACAGCCGACCCGCCGTCATGCTGTCGTGCGGGCCGAGGAACTTGTTCGCCAGCAACAGGTTCGACCAGGTGTAGTCGTCGGTGAGCAGCAGTGCGATCGCGATCCACAGCACCGACGGCACCGCGATCCAGGCGATCGTCGACCACAGGTGGCGGACCCGGTCGGTGCGCGACACCGGGGTCTGGCAGAACCGGCCGAAGTTGTAGCCCGCGACGCCCAACAGGACATGCGCCCCGCCCCAGATCGTGAACAGTTCGGCGTGGGAACCGACGATGAGCACGATCGCCGCCGCGCGCAACGCGACGCTGGTCTCCAGGCCGGCCCACCGGCCCGCGCGGCGGGGGCGGGCCGCGGCCTGCAGTTCGCGGATCGGCGTGCGCGGCCAGTCGGCGGGCAGCCGGCCCAGCAGCCGCTGCAGCCGCACCGTCACCGTCACGTAGGACAGTGAATTGCCGCCCAGGTCAACGAAGGTGGCGGCGGGGTCGATGGTGGCCGGGTCGAGGTGCAGCACCTCGGCGAACAGTTCACGCACGTCCGACGCCGAGGTGGGAGCGTCGGCGCCGGCGCTGTGGGCCAGCCGCCGTACGGCCGGATAGTCCGGTTTGCCCGATTCGAGCAGCGGCAGCTCGTCGACGGCGACCGCCCGCACCGCGCCGGCGGGGACCCCGGCGGCGTCGGCGGCGGCCCGCGCCACCGTCTGCGGGTCGTGGCCGCCGGTCGCGGCCACCGCGAGGCGGTCGCCGTCGCCGGTGCACAGCGCGGTGATGCCCTGGTCGCGCAGCGCGGTCTCGACCCGGTGCAGATCGATGCGCAGGCCGTACAGTTTGACGAACCGGCTGGTGCGGCCGACCACCTCGTACAGCCCGTCCGGGGCGCGGCGGGCGATGTCACCGGTGCGCAGCGTCTCGACGGTCTTGCCCAACGCGAGATCGTCCGGCCCGTGCGCGTAGCCCATCATCACGTTGGGGCCGCGGTAGACCAGTTCGCCGACCTCGTCGCCCGGCCAGCCGTCGACCGGTTCGATGCTGAACGAACCGCCGGGCACCGGCCGGCCGATCGCGCCGGGCCGGGTCAGCGCCAGTTCCGGCGGCAGATACGCCATGCGGGCGGTCGCCTCGGTCGCCCCGTACATCACGTACAGGTCGAAACCCGCTCGCCGGCCGAGTTCGGCGAATCGCCTCACCCGCTCCGGCGGCATCCGGCCGCCGGCCTGGGTGACGTAGCGCAGATCGGGTGTGCTCGAGCCGTCGAACCCGATGCGCTCGAGCAGTTCGAACGTGTACGGCACCCCGGCGAACGAGGTGCCGCGGTGACGGCGGAACAGGTCCCAGAACTGTTCGTCGACCACCGATCTGTCGGTGAGGATCAGCCCCGCGCCGACCAGCAGGTGGCTGTGGATCACCGACAGCCCGTAGCAGTACGACATCGGCAAAGTGGTTGCCGCCCGGTCGGTTTCGCGCAGGCCCAGATAGTCGGCGATCACCGTGGCGTTGGAGATGAGGTTGGTGCGCGACAACCGCACCAGCTTCGGCGAGCCGGTGCTGCCCGACGTCGACAGCAGCAGGGTCAGGTCGTCGTGCAGCTGCCGGTGCGGGTCGCCCGTTCGGCGGTGCACGCCGGCGGCGTCGATCACGATGTCGGGCCGGTAGGTGCTTTCGATCGCGGAGTGGTCGCGCCCGGCCGGCAGCGGCAGCACCACATGACCGGCGGCCAGCGCGCCGAGGTAGTGCACCAGCGTGGCGATGTCGTTGCGGGTCTCGATGAGCACCAGGCGGCGGGGACCGGCGAGGTGAGCGGCGACGGTCTCGACCCGGTCGGCGAGTTCGCGGTAGCTCAGCTGCGCGTGGTCGGTGCCGACCGCGAAGCGCTCGCCGTAGCCGCGCAGGTGCGCGACGATCATCGCAGGACCACTCCGCGGCCCCGCAGCTCGATACGCACCTTGGTGTCCGGGCGCGGGGGCTCGATGCTGTGCTGGCGCACCACGATCGGTTCGCCGTCGCCGCCGGGGTCGATGGTCAACAGCACGTCATGGCCGAGGAACTCCACCGCCAGCACCCGGCCCACCGTGGTTGGGTCCGCGGTGTCCGAGATCGGGGTCGCGACAACCTGTTCCGGACGAAGCACCAGCGTGCCGGCGCCGTTGTCGCCGGTCACCGGGATGCGTCCGAGCGCACAGTCGGCGACGCCGTCGGTCACCACGCACGGCACCGTGATGCAGTCGCCGAGGAACCGGGCGGTGAACAGGTCGGTGGGCTCGCGGTACACCTGCTGCGGCGGGCCGATCTGGGTGAACCGCCCGTCGCGCATCACCGCGATCTGGTGGGCGATCGACATCGCCTCCTCCTGATCGTGGGTGACCAGCAGCGTGGTCACACCGCGTTCGGCGAGCAGCGCCGCCACCGCTTTGCGGGTCGCGGCGCGCAGGCCGGTGTCGAGCGCGCTGAACGGTTCGTCGAGCAGCATCAGCTTCGGGCTGCGGGCCAGGGCGCGGGCCAGCGCGACCCGCTGTTGTTGGCCTCCGGAGAGCTGGTGCGGGCGGCGGTGCGCGAACGACGGGTCCAGCGAGACGGTTTCGAGCAACTCGGCGACCCGCTCGCGGATCGCCCGGCGGCCGAGCCCGCGCAGTCCGTAGGCGATGTTCTGGCCGACGGTCAGGTGTGGGAACAACGCCCCGTCCTGGGCCACGTAGCCGACGGCGCGTCGGTGCGGGGCCACCCCGCCGTCCGGTCCGGCGACCCGGCGGCCGGCGATGGTCACCGAGCCGGCATCGGGCTGTTCGAACCCGGCGATCAGCCGCAGCAGCGTGGTCTTCCCGCAGCCCGAAGCCCCGACCACCGCGGTGACGGTGCCCTCCGGGACGTCGAGGTCGACGTGGTCGAGCACCGTGTGGGCGCCGAACGACTTCGTCAGGCCACGGATCTCCAGCAGGCTCATAGCGCGGCCGCCTTCGTCGACTGGCGGAACAGGATGACCGTCACCGGTATCGCCAGGACGACCAGCACCAGTGCGTACGGCGCGGCCGCCGCGTAGTCGAGCTCGCTGGACAGCGACCAGAACCGCATCGCCAACGTGTTGGTGCCGGTCGGGGCGAGCAGCAGGGTGGCGGTCAGTTCGGTGGCCACCGCGACGAACACCAGCGACGCCCCGGCGGCCGCGGCGGGCGCGGTGAGCCGCAACGTCACCCGCAGGAACGTCGCGGCCGGCGACGCGCCCAGCGAGCGGGACGCCTCCTCCAGGCCGGGGGGCACCTGGGCGAGCCCGGCGCGGACGTTGATCAGGGCCCGTGGCATGAACAGCAGCACATAGGCGAACACGATCAGCGGCATGCTCTGATAGAGCGGGCGGGCGAGCTGAATCGCGACCGTGACCAGGGCCAGCGCGGTGACGATGCCGGGCAGGGAACTGGTCACGTAGTTCGCGCCCTCGACGGCGCGGGCGAGAAAGCCGCTGGAGCGCACCGCGACCCAGGCGACCGGGTAGGCCAGCATGGTGGTGATCACCGCGGCGGTGGCCGCCAGGCCGATGGTCTGGCTCAGCGAGCTGGTGATGTCGCCGATGTCCCACACCCCGGTGCCGCCGATCCACAGCCAGCGCAGCAGCGTCCACAGCGGCACCCCGATCGACAGCACCGCCAGCGCGGTGAGTGCCAGGGTGGCGGGGATGACGCTGTGGCGCAGGTGGATCGGTGTGGCGGTCCGTTGCGCGCCGGAGCCGATGCGGGCGAAGCGGGCCGGGCCGCGCGCGGCGGCCTCGGCGACCAGCAGCAGCACGCACAGCGCGACCAGCACGCTGGCCAGCATGCTGCCGGCGGCGCCGTCGAAGTTCACCTGGAACTGCTGGAAGATCGCCACGGTGAAGGTCTCGAACCGCACCATGGCGAACGCGCCGTACTCGGCCAGCAGATGCAGCGCGATCAGCAGGCCGCCGCCGAGAATCGCCAGTCGCAGCTGCGGCAACACCACCCGGAAGAACACCTCGAAGGTGTTGGAGCCGAGCGCCCGCGCGGATTCCTCGACCGCGGGATCCAGCCGGCGCAGTGTCGCCGCGACCGGCAGGTACAGGAACGGGAAGTAGGACAGCGTGGTCACCAGCACCCCGGCCCACAGCCCGTGCAGTGACGGCACCACACCGACCCAGGCGTAGCTGTTGACGAATGCCGGGACCGCCAGCGGGGCAACGAACAACGGACGCCACAGCGCCCGGCCCGGCAGGTCGGTGCGCTCCACCAGCCAGGCCACCCCGACCCCGATCAGCACGCACAGCGGCACGGTGACGAGCACCAGCGCGACCGTGTTGAACAGCAGATCGGCCACCCGGGGCCGGACCACCAACTCGTAGGCGCGGTGCCAGCCGACCGACACGATGCCCCACAGCACGTAGCCGATCGGGATACCCGTCGCGGCCACCAGCACGGCGACGATCGCCGCGACGAGCGGATGTGGCCGGGCGCCGCCGACCGACCGTGCGGCCGGGGCGGCGGGGGTCGCGACGGCGGGGACAGCCACCTACAAGAGTCCTGCCTGCGTCATCAGTTCGGTCACCTTCTTCTCGTCCAGCGTCGAGGGGTCGACCTCGGGTGCCTGCAGCGAATCCAGCGGCGGCAGCGCGGAGTTGGCGGGCACGCCGCTGGCCACCGGGTACTCGAACGAGGTGCCCTGCTCCAGCACCTCCTGGCCGGCTTTGGAGGTGACGAACTTGATGAACCGCTGGGCCTGCTCGGGCTTCTTGCTCGACTTGAGCACTCCGCCGCCGGACAGGCTGATGAACGCGCCGGGATCCTCGTGCTTGAAGTAGTGCAGCGCGGTGTTGCCGCTGATCTCCTTGGTCTTGGCCTGATCGCGGAACCAGTAGTAGTGGTAGATGATCCCGCCGTCGACCTCACCGGCGTTGACCGCCCTGAGGGTGTCGATGTTGTTGTTGTAGAGCTTGGCGTTCTGCTTCATGCCGGCCAGCCACTCCGCGGTGGCCTGCTCGCCCTTGAGCTGCAGCAGCGCCGCGACGATCGCCTGGAAGTCGGCTTTGGTGGGCGGCGCACCCCAGCGGCCCTTCCATTCGGGCTTCTGCAGATCCAGCATCGACTTGGGCAGCTGATCGGGGGTCAGCCGGTCCTTGTTGTAGACGAACACCGTGGTGCGGGCCGCCACACCGGTCCACGCGCCGCTCGGCGGGCGGTACTGCGCCGGCACCTGCTCGAGGGTTTCGGCGTCGAGTTCGGCGAACAGCCCGGCGTCCTCGACGGCGGCCATCGCGGGGGAGTTCTCGGTGAGGAACACGTCGGCGGGCGAGGAGTCGCCCTCGGCGATCAGCTGATTCCCCAGCTCGGTGTCACCGCCCTGGCGGTAGGTCACCTTGATGCCGGTCTCCTTGGTGAACGCGTCGATCCAC
The window above is part of the Mycolicibacterium hassiacum DSM 44199 genome. Proteins encoded here:
- a CDS encoding iron ABC transporter substrate-binding protein, with translation MGRHWSRIAAVSTTLALVLAGTACSSSEDSDELLIYNAQHESLTKEWIDAFTKETGIKVTYRQGGDTELGNQLIAEGDSSPADVFLTENSPAMAAVEDAGLFAELDAETLEQVPAQYRPPSGAWTGVAARTTVFVYNKDRLTPDQLPKSMLDLQKPEWKGRWGAPPTKADFQAIVAALLQLKGEQATAEWLAGMKQNAKLYNNNIDTLRAVNAGEVDGGIIYHYYWFRDQAKTKEISGNTALHYFKHEDPGAFISLSGGGVLKSSKKPEQAQRFIKFVTSKAGQEVLEQGTSFEYPVASGVPANSALPPLDSLQAPEVDPSTLDEKKVTELMTQAGLL